GACTTCTGGCATTCCTTACTTAAAAATAAAACAGCCAGCCCGCCGGCCTGTGGATGAGCCGCCAAAAAAGGAAACGGGGAGTGCTCGTTAAGCTGTTCGATAATGTCTTCCCTTGTATTTGCATCTGGACATTCATACACATGCATAAAACCGACTTTTGCCTCGGGGTGAAGCATCCGCAGGCGCCTGCACACTTCTTCATTCATGTCCTGCTGCATTACTTTAGCGAGTACAAGCTGCCAAAGGGCAGCTTCTGAGGCCTGTTCTTCCTTTACTTCCTCTTGTACTTGTAAAATCGTTTGAATCGTTTCATCTCTTTTAGCTGGTTTAACAAGATAGTGTTTTACTCCCTCAATCATCGCTTCTCTTGCATAATCAAAAGAAGCATATGCTGTCATCATAATAAAACGAATGGAAGGCTGCTTTAACCGAATATGGCGAATCGCTTCAAGACCATTCATGCCCGGCATTTTAATATCCATCAGCATTAAATCGGGATGGAGCGATTCGGCAAGCTCAATCGCTACCCGCCCATTCCCGGCCTCACCTACTACCTGAATCTGTGGAATATGCTGCTCAAGCAGCTTACGCATCGCTTTTCGTTCAATCATTTCATCGTCAACGACAATCACCTTCATCCTATTCCTCTCCCTTCATAAAATGGTATACGAATTTGAACGGTGGTTCCCATTCCTTCTGTCGATGAAATAGAAAAAGATCCTTTTTCTTTATAGAAGAGATGCAGCCGCTTTATGACATTTTCCAAACCGATTCCAGTCGAGTGCCCGGTATGTTCCGCTGCCTTCCCGCCTTCTCTTAGCTTTTGAAGAGTTTCCTTGTCTATGCCCGCCCCGTTATCTTTTACTTCAATAACAGCCTGTGTGCGGCTGCTCGTCACAACGACAGAGATTTCTCCGCCTTCCTCTCTATTTTCAATCCCATGAATAAAAGCATTTTCTACAATCGGCTGCAAGATCAATGCTGGCATAGAGATGGGAAGGCATTGTTCCTCTATAGATAAATGAAAAGAAACACGGTCCGAAAATCTCGTTTCTTGTATGGCAAAATAACTCTTTACCGCTGCCACTTCATCCGCCAATGTAACAGATTTTTGCAAATCCCCAAGGCTGTACCGGAGGAGGGATGACACGGATTCAATCAGCTGTGTAGTCATGGGGGCATCTTCCAGGTATGACATTTGCTTTACGGTGTTTAAAGTATTAAATAAAAAATGCGGATTAATTTGATTTTGAAGCTGCTTTAATTCCAGTTCCTTCAGCCATTGGTTGAGCGCTGCTTTTTCTTTGATTTCTTCAATAAAACGGCGCATGTCTCTTCTCATCTGGTTAAAAGACTCCCCGAGCTGATGAATTTCATCTCTGGTTGGAACGGAAACATCCGGCCCATCGAGCCGCCCGGCAGACATTTCGGCTGCCGCCTTCGTTAACGTATGTATGGGCTTTGTAATCCCTCTTGAGAACCAAAGAGCCATGAAAACAGCAAGAAGCAGCGTGGAGACAAATAAACTGATAATAAAATGCTTAAAAGCTGTATTTCGCTTTTCCATTTGATCATAAAATCGCTGGTATTCATTTAATTCTAAGTTTAAGTAGGCGAGCGTGGCTTCTTGTACATAACCGGAGACATTCCGAACTTCACGTAAATGACCGGGGTATTCATCTACCGCCTCTGTCTGAATCGCTTGAATGGTTTTATCGCTTTCTTCAACAAGAGTATCCATCATTTCCTGATACATGGTCATGGACTCGGGCTGGATATCGGCTGTATTGGTTGCTTCTATCCTCTCTTTATTTTCAAGTAAAACCATTTGGGCCGCTTTTGCTTTTTCCAAGGAACTCTTTTCCCGCTCAATCGCATATGAATTGACTCCTTCATACAGTGCAGCAGACTGCTGGGATATTTCATTCAGAAGTAAAAACCCTTGAAAGCTTTTATGATATTCATTCACAAGCTGCCGGCTGCTTGCGTAGATAGAGTATGAAACGACATTAAACAAGACTACAAACACCAAAAAATAAAGAAGAAGCTTTTTCCTGATCGTAATCATGACCCGCTTTCTCCTTCCACAATCGGTAAATCCTCTCTTCGAATAATAGATGTATCCGTATACTGAAGAGGGTGAATGTTTTCTCCTGCTTTCAGCTTGATTAATGACGCTACTGCGTTGTAACCCATCTCATACGGATCCTGGGCTACGGTAGCCTGAATCGCCTGCTCATTTAAAAGAAACAGGGTTTCTGGAAGTGTATCAAATGCAATCACATAAATATTTTTTTTATTAAAGTACCGGGTTACACCGGCAATGCCGATCCCGTCTAAAGCGCTGGTACCATAAATGGCCGTGATGTCAGGACGGTTATGAAACAGGCGGTATGTTGCTTCAATGGCGCCGATCTTTGTAATAGAAGACTCTTCAATTCCAACGATTTGAATCCGTTCTTCTTTTTTAATCGCTTCTTTAAAGCCCTCTACCCGCTGTTTCTGATTTTCGGACTGAAACCGTCCCGTTACGATACCCACCCGCTGTGGACCGTTTGTATCCGCTAAGAGTGCCTGCCCTGCTAAAAAACCTGAATAATAATTGTTCGTTCCTACATATGCAGCCCGTTCTGTCTCTGGAGCATCTGTGTCCACAGTGATAACCGGAATTCCTTTGTCGTGTGCTTTTGATATTAACGTTGTCAGCATTTCACTTTTTCCGCCCTGCATTAAAATACCGTCTACTTTACCTGCAATGGCCGTATCAAGTGTTTTTAAATGCTCGCTGTAATCGGCCTGCCGGGGACCTGCATACTCTAAATAAACACCGTACAGGCTGGCTGCATCTCTTGCTCCTTTTTCAACTAAACGCCAATATTCGTTATCCAGCTCTTCCGGAATCAAGACAAAGTGATACATAGATTTATCATGCTCTGCTTCCGCTTTTTTCATATGAAATGTTAGTTTCCCATAGTAAATCATACAGGCTGATGCCGCGAGAAAAGCAAGGAGCAGGATGCCGTATGCAAGCCGCTTCATAAATCTCCTCCTTGTAGTAAGCGTTTTCATTTATTCGGTGCTTTTATCTGTCCATCTAGTCTTTTCCTATTTACTTTACTTCTCTATGTATCGTTTTGTTTCCTTTAATCTTCCATTAAAAATAAAAGCAAGCAGCATTTATCATTCAACTAATAAACTTCCTATGTTTTCTTTCCCTTTTTAGTCACTCATAGAATATCAAGATCTGCCGATGTTTATGACAAAAGGCTGCTTTCGCGAAAGCAGCCTTTTGTTTGAAGCTTATTCTGTTCACAGTCGTTCATTAAATCGAGATAATTCCAAAAAGAACGGCCGCCACTGTCATTACGGTTGTAGTGCCCAGTGCCCACTTGACCGCAAACCGCTGCAAGTCGCCAAACTCTGTTCCCACAAGTCCAATCAACAGGTGGGCTGCTGCCACAAGCGGACTGAGAACGTGGACAGGCTGGCCAAGCAAGGAAGCGCGTCCAATTTCCACAGCGCTAATCCCGTATGCTTCCGCTGCCTGTGCAATAATAGGAAGAACTCCAAAATAAAACGCGTTATTAGACATAAAAAATGTGAAAGGTGCGCTTAAAAAAGCAACGATCACCGGCAAAAACGGGCCGAATGAATCTGGAATAATAGATACAAGCGTTACAGCCATGGCATCAATCATTTTTGTTCCAGACATAATCCCGGTAAAGATTCCTGCTGCAATCACGATGGAAACAACAGCTAATGCATTTTTAGAATGGGCAGCCAGCCGTTCCTGCTGGTCTTTTAAATCTGGGTAGTTCACAAGAAGGGCAATACCAAAGGCGATCATAAATAAAATAGTCAGGGACATAAAGTCAATGATCAGAGAAGCCATTAAAACAATTGTTAACAATAAATTGAACCAAACCAGTTTTGGGCGTTTGTAATCCGCATTCAGCGTTGTGGCGGCAAGTCCTGTGTTCTCCGCTGATTGATGAGCAGAATCAAGCTCAATTACACCAAGCCGTTTTCGTTCTTTTCGGCCCAGTAAAAAAGCGACCGTAAGAACCCAGACAAGGCCGATGCCCATTACAGGAATCATAGGAATAAACAATTCAGATGCATCCAGCCCGAGGGAAGCCATGGCCATCGCAGAAGCCCCTCCCCATGGAGTCATATTCATTACCCCCATCGAGAGCATAGCAACTGTGGCTAAAATAAGCCGATTCATGCCAAGCCGCTTATACAATGGCAGCAGGGCAGAAACCGTAATAATATAGGTAGTCGTCCCATCCCCATCAAGGGCAACCGTCATAGAAAGAACCGCTGTGCCCAGTACAATTTTAAGCGGATCGCCTTTTACAATCTTTAAAATTTTGGCGATCAATGGATCAAACAAGCCAGAGTCAATCATAATGCCAAAATACAAAATCGCAAACAAAATCATGATAGCGGTGGAGGCAATGCTTTCAACGCCTTCCTGCATCATCGGGCCCAGCTCGGTTAAAAAGCCGCCGAGAATACCAAATACGATCGGTACAAGCATAATGGCTACCAGAGCCGATAATTTTTTTGACATAATTAAATACATAAATACCGCGACCATCGAAAATCCCAATGCAGCTAACATATATTCATCTCCTTTACTTCACATTTATTGATAGCGCTTTCTTTAGAAAAGAGTATCAATCTTCTGATATTTCGTGTAGTTAAAAATTGTTTTTACTCTTTTAATTGTAATAATCGTTTTTTTCTTATTTTTCACAGCAAAAAAACCGCAGCTGCAGCTTTGCGGTTTTAAAGAGATTTGTATTTTCGCTCCGGCCGCCCGATGCTGCCGTAAATCACTTGTACCTCCATCTCATGAGTAGAGACAAGGTACTCTAAATAACGACGGGTTGTGGAATAGCTAATACCGAACAGCTGACTAAATTCGTCCGCATTCAAGCTTTCCTCAACCGTTTTTATTTTTTCCCTGACCAGCTTTAGCGTATGTTTATCGATTCCTTTTGGCAGCTGGGCGGTGCTAGAGCCAGGTTGTTTTTTGGATTGAGCAGTACGAAACATGCGGTCCACTTTATCCTGATCCACTTTTTTCTGCTCATAAAGCTGTGATCGCATCTGCTTGTATTCCTCTAAGGTTACAATCAATTTATCAATCATAATCGGCTTTATTAAGTAGCCAAATGCCCCCCCGCGAATCGCCTGGCTGACTGTTTCGGTATCATTGGCCGCCGTAATTAAAATGACGTCAACTCCCCAATGCTGTTTCCTAATTTCTTTTAGCAGTTCAATACCGTTGGTGTCTGGCAGAAAAACGTCAAGTAAAATCAAATGAGGCTGCACCACCTTTAACAAATCCAGCGCTTGCCTGCCTGATCCGGCGGTTGCAATCACATCAAACCCAGGCTGCTGGTCTGTAAATTGCTTATAAATGCCTGCTGCTTCATAATCATCTTCTACAATAATCACTTTAATCGTCTCCATCAAATTCCTCCTTTTTAGGTACGACAATGGTAAACCGGGTGCCCCCAAGCTGACTTTTGCTCAAGTAAAGATCTCCCCCCAGCTGCTGCAGAGCATGCTGGACAATCGTCAAACCAATGCCGTGATTCTCTCCTGTTTTGGTCGTATACCCTTCTTGGAATATCCTTTCTTCCATATGAGCCGGAACACCCGCTCCATTGTCTTCAATATCAAACACTATTTCTTTTCCAAAGTCCGTAAATGACACGGAAACTTTTCCTTCTCTTCCTTTTTCGGTGCGTGCCGCTTCCAGCGCATTGTCTATGATATTTCCAATGATCGAAACCATCTGCTGAGCTTCCTGGGCAGTAAGTGAAAGAGATAAACTGCTTTCTTCATCAATGGTTAAAGATACTTGCTGTTCCTTTGCCCGATTCAATTTCCCCAGCAGGCAGGCAGCGATCATAGGGTCCGCTACAGATGAAACCAAGAAGGAGATGACATCCTGCCGCTCCTGAACTTCTTGAGAAATCAACTGCATCGCTCGCTCATACTGCCCTAATCGCAGCAGTCCATAAAGCGTATTCAGCTTATTTAAAAATTCATGATTTTGTGACCGCATATTTTCAGAGAATGCTTTCATCTGAGATAATTCTTCCGTCAGCTTTTCAACTTCTGATATAGGCCGGGCTGTCAGTACTATGCCTTCTGTCTGGCCATTCTTCAAAAACGGAGACAAATCCGCAATGAAAAGCTGGTTTTCAAATACAACCGGTTGATTGATCCTCTCTTCTTTAAAAGTAAGCACTTCTTTTAACAGGGTTTGAAGCTTCTTCTCTTTTATCACATATCCTTTTTGAATGGTTTGGCCGCCAAATAGCAGACGGGCTTTCCTATTCATCGATGAAACCTGATTCTGTGTATTGATCACAATGGTTGCATCCCGAATAGATTCCAGTGTAGCTTCTTTTTCTTTGAATAAAGAGGAAATTTCCTCCGGTTCAAGCCCTAAAATAACTTTTCGAATCCTTCGTGCAATAATCATGGCTCCTACTGCTCCAATGGCTAACGGAATCATAGCGAGCTGGATAATTTTCGTTCGATAAACATCTGTCTGTTCTTCTACATCATTTAATAAAAACCCAACGGACGAAACACCAATAATCTTTCCCTGTTCGTTCCATATAGGCGTTTTTGCTTTGATTGCCGGGCCGGATATGCCCGTATCTTTATAAATAACCGATTGCTCTCTTAAAAGGGAAGCATCATTACTGGTCGCTGTATGTTTGCCAATCGAATCAGGATTCGGGTTTGTATAGCGAATTCCTTTCGTATTGACAATCGTGACATAACTGGCTCCGGTTGTTTTACGTATTGTCTCAGCAATCGGCTGCATCGTTACAGTAGGATTTTTTTCTTGGAAGGCATCGATAATTTTTTCATTCTGTGCCGCAAGTTTTGCCACAGTCATTGCCTGCTTTCCCATATAGGATTCAACCATTTCATCGATCATGGAAGAAAAAAGGAGACTGACCAAAAATGTACTAATGATTACGACTATCGTTAAAAGAAGGGCAATTTGAGTCAGCAGGCTCAATCGCACCGGTTTAAAAAGCATGATGTTTCTCCCACCTTTATGCTGCTTATCTTTTGTTAAAGCGCTAACATGTGTAGCTGTAAAAAAATGAACCTCTATTTTTCTTTTTAAGTATACCTGTTAGCAGAAAGCAGACAAGGGCTATTTCTCATTCGTATATAGAGCGCTTTCCTTTGTATACGCCTTTTATTGTGTGAAAAAGGGTACATTACTTTAAACGTTTGGACTCAAACGAAGAATGCCTGTGTAAAGGCAGTTTTCTTCCCGTTCCATAATCGGCTGATTCTTTTTAAAAAGGGTATACTAGCTATAAGCAACCGAACATTTAATAGCTGACAAAGAAAGAGCAAAGTAACGTACACTCTTTTATGAAAACAGTTCCAAAACCGTTTCTTTTCTAGTAGAATAAAAAAGAAGAAAAAAATTTTCTTGCTTAAAACAAAAAAAATAAATAATTTTCATTAACTCATGTTTGATAAACACAGCAAAGATCGGATCATTTGATAAAGGAGACTATGAGTATGTCAAAACAATCTTTTTATCTAGGCGTTGATATCGGAACGACCAGCACAAAGTCCGTTTTATTTGGAGAAGCCGGCAAAGTGCTGGAAATGCACCATGTAGAGTATCCTCTTTACAGCCCCTCCCCATCCATTGCGGAGCAGGATCCGGACGAAATTTTCCGGGCTGTGCTTGAAACGGTCAAAACTGTTCTGACAAAAGGACATGTTGACCCGGCTCAGTTGAAGCTCGTCAGCTTTAGTTCTGCTATGCACAGTGTGATTGCGATGGACAAAAACGGCAAACCGTTAACACGCTGCATCACCTGGGCAGACAGCCGGCCGACCAAATGGTCCGAGAAAATTAAAAACGAAATGAACGGGCTGGAGATTTACAAAAGAACCGGCACACCGATTCACCCCATGTCCCCTCTTTGCAAAATTGCCTGGCTGCGGACCGATCAGCCGGATGTGTTTGCAGCCGCTGATAAATTTATCGGGATTAAAGAATACGTGTTTTACCAGCTGTTTGGTGAGTATGTCGTTGATTATTCTATTGCTTCTGCGATGGGTATGTTTAATTTACATGAATTAGCATGGGATAAGGAAGCACTCGAAGTAGCAGGCATTTCAGCGGACCGGCTGTCAAAAGCGGTTCCGACGACTCACTTTTTAAAAGGCTTAAAGCCGGTATACAAAGAAGAGCTCGGCATTTCTGATGACACACCATTTATTGTAGGGGCAAGTGACGGGGTTTTATCGAACCTCGGTGTGAATGCTATTGACCCAGGCGTGGTAGCCGTAACCATTGGCACAAGCGGCGCCATCCGTACTGTAACAGACAAGCCGGTCACAGACCCGAAAGGACGCATTTTCTGTTATGCGCTGACCGAGAATCACTGGGTTGTCGGCGGGCCGGTTAATAATGGCGGCATGACGTTTAGATGGGTGCGGGATGAATTTGCCGCAGCCGAAATTGAAACAGCGAAGCGGCTTGGCATTGATCCCTATGAAGTGCTGACTAAAATTGCTTCTCGTGTAGCACCAGGTTCGGATGGTCTTTTGTTTCATCCTTATTTGGCTGGTGAGCGGGCACCGCTTTGGAATCCAAATGCAAGAGGCTCCTTTTTCGGTCTCAGCCTGCACCACAAGCGCGAGCATATGATCCGCGCTGTTTTAGAAGGGGTAATCTTGAACTTGTATTCGGTTATGCTTGCCCTTCAGGAAGTCATTGGCGTGCCGAAGCAAATTCAGGCAACAGGCGGATTTGCCCGCTCTGAGCTGTGGCGCCAGATGATGGCTGATATTTTCGATCAGGAAGTGACTGTGCCGGAAAGCTTTGAAAGCTCCTGCCTTGGTGCGATCGTATTAGGTATGTACGCGCTTGGGGAAATTGATGATTTCTCTATTATGTCAGAGTGGGTCGGCAGCACACACAGCCACCAGCCAAATCCGGAAAACGTAGAGGTTTATCAGGATCTTATGTCGGTTTATATTCGCGTGGCACGTGCACTTGAAAATGAATACGGCCTTATTGCCGAGTTCCAGCAGAAATGGATCAAATAATAGTGCTTGAAAAAGAAGCGGCCTGTTCTCTTAAACAGGCCGCTTTACTTATTTATGTGTTGCTGCTCTTCCTTTATGAAACCGACACTTCACTGATCAGCCGTTTCCTATAAACTACTTTTGAAATCGTGATGCTTACTTCATATAAAAGCAGCAGGGGAATGATAACCAAAACGTCTGAAATCAGATCAGGAGGTGTAATTAAAATGGACACGACAATGAGTGCAAAATAACAAAGCTTTCTCGCTTTGGCCAGCCTCATTGGATTAATAATGCCGAGTCTTGTTAAAAACATCACAACGAGAGGCATTTCGAATAAAAAGCCAAATGGCAGTGTTAAGTGCAGCATAAAACGAAAATAGCGATCCGCTGTAAACATCGCCTCAAAGTGGCCGGATGACAGCGTAGTCAGGTAGTTTAACACGATTGGAAACAAAATAAGATAACCAAATGCAATACCGGTAAGAAACAGAAGAAATAAACCCGGTATAAAGTGAAAGGCGACCCGGCTTTCTTCCTTTGTTAAAGCAGGAGCGACAAAGCGCCAGGTTTGATAGGCAGCAACAGGAATCGTTGCCGCAATCGCACATACACCCGAGATGACCATATAGACCCATAGAATATCACTCGGCCCTAGAATTGCCAGTTTTCCGTCCAGGTCTTTAATCAGCCAATTGTAAATATCCTCGACAAAAACAAAAGCAAGAATAAGAAAAAAGAGAAAAGCAATTAAGGTCCTAATAATCCGCTGACGAAGTTCTTCTAGATGTTCGATTAGATGAGCATTCTTGTTTTCCATCCAACCACCTCCTATCTTTTACTAAAAAAAGATGTAGACGAGTTTCCTCGTCTACATGTCTCTTATGAAACCGCTGATTTCTCTTTTTTCTCCACCGTTGTCAGCTCAGGCTTTTTTTCTTCTTCCTCTTCTACTAAATTTTTTGTGGCACTTTTAAACTCGCTCAATGTACGGCCAAACGCCCGGCCGATCTCCGGCAATTTCGAAGGGCCGAAGATTACAAGGGCGATGATTAAGATTAACACTAAACCTGGAACACCGATATTTTGCAGCATGCAAATCTGCTCCTCTCATAAACATGTTTTATTTGTTTTTATTTTTGTAAGCCACAACCGCTTCAATTTCGATGAGCCAGTCTGAATTCACCAGGCTGTCGACGCCCACGGTAGAACGTGCCGTTTTAATGGGATTTTCTTTTGTGTTAAAAAACTGTCCGTACGCGTCAAACCACCCTTGATAGTCCGGTTTTCCGCCCTTATTCGGATCTGATACTACATACACACGCAAATATGTTACATCCGCAAGTGTGAGTCCTTTCGCTTTCAGCTGCGTTTCTAAATTCTTTAATATACCGACAGCCTGCGTTTTGGTATCCCCGTATCGTTCATACGTTGTCGCCCCGTCTTTATTCAACAAAGGCGGAACAGTTCCGCTAAACAGCAGCTGGCCATAAGAAGAAGGAATGGCCACTGAACTGGAAATAGAGGAAGACGGGGTGCCAAAAAACGTTACTTCATTCGATTTTAACTCTTCTTTTTCACTCACCGCCGAGGCAATCGAAAATCCGGCAATAACGTTTGCCCCAATTACAACCGAGGCAATCGTGGTTTTTAGTGATTTTTTCATTTTTCTTCCTCCATTTATAAAAGGTAAAATAACAGCCGGATCATTCATTACCCCGCGATCGAAGGTACCGGACCGCTTTCTTTCAGCACTTTCTCATGAATCTGGCTGACGACTGTTCTTGCCGATTCAAAGGCACCAGCCATCCATCCCGTCATGTAGCTCAGGTGTTCACCGGCAAGGTAAATACGCCCTTGCGGCTGATTTAAAATTGGATAATAGTTTTTCAAATCAGAAGCAGAGTATTCTGCCCATCCACCTTCGTTGTATTTGATTTTGTGCCATGCAAGTGAGAAAGAGGTTTCAAATTCATCAGCATACTGCTTATGTATTTTTCCACCCTGAGCCAAAGCATGCGATTGACGCTGGGCGATGGATCGGTTGCCCACATCGACTGCATTTTGACCGAAATTATAGTAACCGACTACAATTCCTTTTTGTGTTAAAAAGTCAGAGGATGGATACCAGATTTGGGAGATATCCATGTTGGTTGTTGTAATGCCGCCCAGAATGCGGTCTTCCTGCTCCCAGAAACGATTTTTAAATTGAAGGCCGATTTTGCCTGTTGTTGCGTAGTTGATGCTTTTGATTGCATTTTTCATTTCGCTTGTGAAATCTGCTTTTATATTTTTCAGAACAGGCAGCGGGATCGTACAGATGCAGTAATCTCCGCTTATTTCTTGTGTTTTTCCTTTGGTCTTGTATACTACCCGCGTGCCCTCTGGGGACTGCCGAATTTCCTGTACTTCCGCTTCAAACGTAATTTTGCCTGGCAGCTGTCGTTCAAGTGCTTTTGGAATCTGATCCATCCCACCTACGGGCTGGAACATCATAGGTTGTTGAGTGAAGGAGTATTCTGAGTTGAAGTTGTTCATCATTCCTGATTGAAGAAGTTCACTAGATGTATAGGGTGTGCCGATAGTTCCTGGCTGGAGGCCTGCACCTGGGAGTTCTGTATATCCGCGGCGGCTTGAGCCTTTGTAGATGTACTCGGAAGACAAATCACCTTCACGTTTCAGGTAATCCATTAATTTTTCCCTGTCTTCTTTCGTTAGCTCCTGGTCAAGTGCAGACTTATTGACTGCTTTTGCTAACAGCTCGGATACAAATCCGCGTGTGTCTGCTTTAATGGCCTGCTTCCGGATTCTCTGGTTTGCGAGACCACCCACATTTTCCTGATAATAAT
The genomic region above belongs to Domibacillus sp. DTU_2020_1001157_1_SI_ALB_TIR_016 and contains:
- a CDS encoding sensor histidine kinase, yielding MITIRKKLLLYFLVFVVLFNVVSYSIYASSRQLVNEYHKSFQGFLLLNEISQQSAALYEGVNSYAIEREKSSLEKAKAAQMVLLENKERIEATNTADIQPESMTMYQEMMDTLVEESDKTIQAIQTEAVDEYPGHLREVRNVSGYVQEATLAYLNLELNEYQRFYDQMEKRNTAFKHFIISLFVSTLLLAVFMALWFSRGITKPIHTLTKAAAEMSAGRLDGPDVSVPTRDEIHQLGESFNQMRRDMRRFIEEIKEKAALNQWLKELELKQLQNQINPHFLFNTLNTVKQMSYLEDAPMTTQLIESVSSLLRYSLGDLQKSVTLADEVAAVKSYFAIQETRFSDRVSFHLSIEEQCLPISMPALILQPIVENAFIHGIENREEGGEISVVVTSSRTQAVIEVKDNGAGIDKETLQKLREGGKAAEHTGHSTGIGLENVIKRLHLFYKEKGSFSISSTEGMGTTVQIRIPFYEGRGIG
- a CDS encoding sugar-binding protein — its product is MKRLAYGILLLAFLAASACMIYYGKLTFHMKKAEAEHDKSMYHFVLIPEELDNEYWRLVEKGARDAASLYGVYLEYAGPRQADYSEHLKTLDTAIAGKVDGILMQGGKSEMLTTLISKAHDKGIPVITVDTDAPETERAAYVGTNNYYSGFLAGQALLADTNGPQRVGIVTGRFQSENQKQRVEGFKEAIKKEERIQIVGIEESSITKIGAIEATYRLFHNRPDITAIYGTSALDGIGIAGVTRYFNKKNIYVIAFDTLPETLFLLNEQAIQATVAQDPYEMGYNAVASLIKLKAGENIHPLQYTDTSIIRREDLPIVEGESGS
- a CDS encoding citrate:proton symporter, which gives rise to MLAALGFSMVAVFMYLIMSKKLSALVAIMLVPIVFGILGGFLTELGPMMQEGVESIASTAIMILFAILYFGIMIDSGLFDPLIAKILKIVKGDPLKIVLGTAVLSMTVALDGDGTTTYIITVSALLPLYKRLGMNRLILATVAMLSMGVMNMTPWGGASAMAMASLGLDASELFIPMIPVMGIGLVWVLTVAFLLGRKERKRLGVIELDSAHQSAENTGLAATTLNADYKRPKLVWFNLLLTIVLMASLIIDFMSLTILFMIAFGIALLVNYPDLKDQQERLAAHSKNALAVVSIVIAAGIFTGIMSGTKMIDAMAVTLVSIIPDSFGPFLPVIVAFLSAPFTFFMSNNAFYFGVLPIIAQAAEAYGISAVEIGRASLLGQPVHVLSPLVAAAHLLIGLVGTEFGDLQRFAVKWALGTTTVMTVAAVLFGIISI
- a CDS encoding response regulator, producing the protein METIKVIIVEDDYEAAGIYKQFTDQQPGFDVIATAGSGRQALDLLKVVQPHLILLDVFLPDTNGIELLKEIRKQHWGVDVILITAANDTETVSQAIRGGAFGYLIKPIMIDKLIVTLEEYKQMRSQLYEQKKVDQDKVDRMFRTAQSKKQPGSSTAQLPKGIDKHTLKLVREKIKTVEESLNADEFSQLFGISYSTTRRYLEYLVSTHEMEVQVIYGSIGRPERKYKSL
- a CDS encoding sensor histidine kinase; amino-acid sequence: MLFKPVRLSLLTQIALLLTIVVIISTFLVSLLFSSMIDEMVESYMGKQAMTVAKLAAQNEKIIDAFQEKNPTVTMQPIAETIRKTTGASYVTIVNTKGIRYTNPNPDSIGKHTATSNDASLLREQSVIYKDTGISGPAIKAKTPIWNEQGKIIGVSSVGFLLNDVEEQTDVYRTKIIQLAMIPLAIGAVGAMIIARRIRKVILGLEPEEISSLFKEKEATLESIRDATIVINTQNQVSSMNRKARLLFGGQTIQKGYVIKEKKLQTLLKEVLTFKEERINQPVVFENQLFIADLSPFLKNGQTEGIVLTARPISEVEKLTEELSQMKAFSENMRSQNHEFLNKLNTLYGLLRLGQYERAMQLISQEVQERQDVISFLVSSVADPMIAACLLGKLNRAKEQQVSLTIDEESSLSLSLTAQEAQQMVSIIGNIIDNALEAARTEKGREGKVSVSFTDFGKEIVFDIEDNGAGVPAHMEERIFQEGYTTKTGENHGIGLTIVQHALQQLGGDLYLSKSQLGGTRFTIVVPKKEEFDGDD
- the gntK gene encoding gluconokinase; translated protein: MSKQSFYLGVDIGTTSTKSVLFGEAGKVLEMHHVEYPLYSPSPSIAEQDPDEIFRAVLETVKTVLTKGHVDPAQLKLVSFSSAMHSVIAMDKNGKPLTRCITWADSRPTKWSEKIKNEMNGLEIYKRTGTPIHPMSPLCKIAWLRTDQPDVFAAADKFIGIKEYVFYQLFGEYVVDYSIASAMGMFNLHELAWDKEALEVAGISADRLSKAVPTTHFLKGLKPVYKEELGISDDTPFIVGASDGVLSNLGVNAIDPGVVAVTIGTSGAIRTVTDKPVTDPKGRIFCYALTENHWVVGGPVNNGGMTFRWVRDEFAAAEIETAKRLGIDPYEVLTKIASRVAPGSDGLLFHPYLAGERAPLWNPNARGSFFGLSLHHKREHMIRAVLEGVILNLYSVMLALQEVIGVPKQIQATGGFARSELWRQMMADIFDQEVTVPESFESSCLGAIVLGMYALGEIDDFSIMSEWVGSTHSHQPNPENVEVYQDLMSVYIRVARALENEYGLIAEFQQKWIK
- the tatC gene encoding twin-arginine translocase subunit TatC, whose product is MENKNAHLIEHLEELRQRIIRTLIAFLFFLILAFVFVEDIYNWLIKDLDGKLAILGPSDILWVYMVISGVCAIAATIPVAAYQTWRFVAPALTKEESRVAFHFIPGLFLLFLTGIAFGYLILFPIVLNYLTTLSSGHFEAMFTADRYFRFMLHLTLPFGFLFEMPLVVMFLTRLGIINPMRLAKARKLCYFALIVVSILITPPDLISDVLVIIPLLLLYEVSITISKVVYRKRLISEVSVS
- a CDS encoding twin-arginine translocase TatA/TatE family subunit, encoding MLQNIGVPGLVLILIIALVIFGPSKLPEIGRAFGRTLSEFKSATKNLVEEEEEKKPELTTVEKKEKSAVS
- a CDS encoding RidA family protein → MKKSLKTTIASVVIGANVIAGFSIASAVSEKEELKSNEVTFFGTPSSSISSSVAIPSSYGQLLFSGTVPPLLNKDGATTYERYGDTKTQAVGILKNLETQLKAKGLTLADVTYLRVYVVSDPNKGGKPDYQGWFDAYGQFFNTKENPIKTARSTVGVDSLVNSDWLIEIEAVVAYKNKNK